One window of the Lycorma delicatula isolate Av1 chromosome 3, ASM4794821v1, whole genome shotgun sequence genome contains the following:
- the LOC142321546 gene encoding uncharacterized protein LOC142321546 isoform X3 produces the protein MDDMPESKMRSIRCILLALCGVLIFGTVFFFGIRNYSHHEELKAPIEPNKAEVSLETQEDNKNVEEPVQPSHLNVILPPNVTQSEVNKKEENQNKVPEDVIYLTDKADNIVRDAGSILLKTFLKDMKCVMEETTRYSTSCCGTLSLQEDGTDDHQACILMDMYKTPYSDENTYRLRFITEKDLVIYEETQGFPRPGKKCYPLKSKPGVEICLKLNLFFWDENVSDDNGYKICTLMNFGYGNAINENLQHGSDFLGYIENINCEIDKQSLLDKSLRTSAGIIIRFQLGSDIKEYPNEGVQPIIPSEGEINKEDRPQKPDTVTNISLKPIIPTEGEINKENRPQKLDTVTTVTVPSSIDIPNNNNPKEFTKQEVILQKASENKTPKEDESKSIKGEKDENHDSQMQQQIYKPFTDRIFYFITHHILNAFRSDKIT, from the exons GAATAAGAAATTACAGTCACCATGAAGAATTGAAAGCTCCCATAGAACCAAACAAAGCAGAAGTTAGTTTGGAAACtcaagaagataataaaaatgtagaggAGCCTGTACAGCCTTcacatttaaatgtaatattaccaCCAAATGTAACACAAAGTgaggtaaataaaaaagaagaaaatcagaaTAAAGTACCTGAAGATGTTATATATTTGACTGataaagctgacaacatagttagAGATGCAG GTTCCATTTTACTAAAAACTTTCCTTAAAGATATGAAGTGTGTAATGGAAGAAACAACACGCTATTCTACTTCTTGTTGTGGTACATTGTCTTTACAAGAAGATGGTACAGATGATCATCAAG CTTGTATTCTTATGGATATGTATAAAACTCCCTATTCAGATGAGAATACTTATCGCTTAAGGTTCATCACTGAAAAAGATCTTGTTATATATGAAGAAACACaag GATTTCCGCGACCAGGTAAAAAATGTTATCCACTGAAATCAAAACCAGGTGTAGAAATTTgtctaaaattaaacttatttttttgggatgaaaaCGTTTCAGATGATAATGgttataaaatatgtactttaatgaATTTTGGTTATGGAAATGCTATAAATGAAAATCTGCAACATGGTTCAGATTTCCTCGggtacattgaaaatattaactgtGAAATTGATAAGCAGTCACTATTAGACAAAAGCTTACGTACATCTGCTGGCATAATTATCAGATTTCAACTAGGATCAGATATAAAAGAATATCCGAATGAAGGTGTACAACCCATAATTCCAAGTGAGGGAGAAATAAACAAAGAAGATAGACCACAAAAACCAGATACTGTTACAAATATAAGCTTAAAACCCATAATTCCAACTGAGGgagaaataaacaaagaaaatagacCACAAAAACTTGATACTGTTACAACTGTAACAGTTCCAAGTAGTATTGatatacctaataataataacccTAAAGAGTTTACCAAACAAGAAGTAATATTACAAAAGGCTAGTGAAAACAAAACCCCCAAAGAAGatgaaagtaaaagtattaaaggAGAGAAAGATGAAAATCATGATTCACAAATGCAGCAGCAGATATATAAACCATTTACTGATaggattttctattttataactcatcacattttaaatgcttttagaagtgataaaattacttaa
- the LOC142321546 gene encoding uncharacterized protein LOC142321546 isoform X2 translates to MTLDQPESKMRSIRCILLALCGVLIFGTVFFFGIRNYSHHEELKAPIEPNKAEVSLETQEDNKNVEEPVQPSHLNVILPPNVTQSEVNKKEENQNKVPEDVIYLTDKADNIVRDAGSILLKTFLKDMKCVMEETTRYSTSCCGTLSLQEDGTDDHQACILMDMYKTPYSDENTYRLRFITEKDLVIYEETQGFPRPGKKCYPLKSKPGVEICLKLNLFFWDENVSDDNGYKICTLMNFGYGNAINENLQHGSDFLGYIENINCEIDKQSLLDKSLRTSAGIIIRFQLGSDIKEYPNEGVQPIIPSEGEINKEDRPQKPDTVTNISLKPIIPTEGEINKENRPQKLDTVTTVTVPSSIDIPNNNNPKEFTKQEVILQKASENKTPKEDESKSIKGEKDENHDSQMQQQIYKPFTDRIFYFITHHILNAFRSDKIT, encoded by the exons GAATAAGAAATTACAGTCACCATGAAGAATTGAAAGCTCCCATAGAACCAAACAAAGCAGAAGTTAGTTTGGAAACtcaagaagataataaaaatgtagaggAGCCTGTACAGCCTTcacatttaaatgtaatattaccaCCAAATGTAACACAAAGTgaggtaaataaaaaagaagaaaatcagaaTAAAGTACCTGAAGATGTTATATATTTGACTGataaagctgacaacatagttagAGATGCAG GTTCCATTTTACTAAAAACTTTCCTTAAAGATATGAAGTGTGTAATGGAAGAAACAACACGCTATTCTACTTCTTGTTGTGGTACATTGTCTTTACAAGAAGATGGTACAGATGATCATCAAG CTTGTATTCTTATGGATATGTATAAAACTCCCTATTCAGATGAGAATACTTATCGCTTAAGGTTCATCACTGAAAAAGATCTTGTTATATATGAAGAAACACaag GATTTCCGCGACCAGGTAAAAAATGTTATCCACTGAAATCAAAACCAGGTGTAGAAATTTgtctaaaattaaacttatttttttgggatgaaaaCGTTTCAGATGATAATGgttataaaatatgtactttaatgaATTTTGGTTATGGAAATGCTATAAATGAAAATCTGCAACATGGTTCAGATTTCCTCGggtacattgaaaatattaactgtGAAATTGATAAGCAGTCACTATTAGACAAAAGCTTACGTACATCTGCTGGCATAATTATCAGATTTCAACTAGGATCAGATATAAAAGAATATCCGAATGAAGGTGTACAACCCATAATTCCAAGTGAGGGAGAAATAAACAAAGAAGATAGACCACAAAAACCAGATACTGTTACAAATATAAGCTTAAAACCCATAATTCCAACTGAGGgagaaataaacaaagaaaatagacCACAAAAACTTGATACTGTTACAACTGTAACAGTTCCAAGTAGTATTGatatacctaataataataacccTAAAGAGTTTACCAAACAAGAAGTAATATTACAAAAGGCTAGTGAAAACAAAACCCCCAAAGAAGatgaaagtaaaagtattaaaggAGAGAAAGATGAAAATCATGATTCACAAATGCAGCAGCAGATATATAAACCATTTACTGATaggattttctattttataactcatcacattttaaatgcttttagaagtgataaaattacttaa